The following proteins are co-located in the Acidobacteriota bacterium genome:
- a CDS encoding formate--tetrahydrofolate ligase gives MNTDLEIARRATLRNVVDLAREQLGIPEDQLEPYGHYKAKLSPNALDSGSRDRKKGKLILVTAISPTPAGEGKTTTVVGLGDALNRLGKKALICLREPSLGPCFGMKGGAAGGGMAQVVPMEDINLHFTGDFHALGLAHNLLAAMLDNHIHQGNRLDLDLRRLTWNRVVDLNDRALRRIVLGLGGVGNSYPREGGFEIVAASEVMAILCLSRSLQELKQRLGNITVGYTHARKPIRAADLNAHGAMAVLLKEALKPNLVQTLENNLALVHGGPFANIAHGCNSVIATLTGLGLADYLVTEAGFGADLGAEKFVDIKCRKAGLRPDLVVLVATLRALKFHGGADKTALDREDLESLEKGIPNLERHLNNIRNHYGLPCVVAINRFTHDTPAEIALLKNRMDHHSVPVVACDHWARGSQGSLDLAQTVVETIATTRANFRFVYDEQDSLWEKITKVATRIYGASEVVADTRIRARIRRYQKEGFGHFPVCIAKTQYSFSTDPLLRGAPSGHVLPVKDVRLATGAEFLVVICGDILTMPGLPRQPAANQIDLDEEGKVVGLF, from the coding sequence TTGAACACCGACCTCGAGATCGCCCGCCGAGCCACGCTGAGAAACGTGGTGGACCTGGCCAGGGAACAGTTGGGGATTCCCGAGGACCAACTGGAACCCTACGGCCACTACAAGGCCAAGCTGTCGCCGAACGCCCTGGACTCCGGTTCGCGCGACCGGAAGAAGGGAAAGCTCATCCTGGTGACGGCCATTTCCCCCACGCCGGCGGGAGAAGGCAAGACCACCACAGTGGTGGGGCTGGGTGACGCGCTCAACCGCCTGGGCAAGAAGGCCTTGATCTGCCTGCGCGAGCCCTCCCTGGGACCCTGTTTCGGCATGAAGGGGGGCGCCGCCGGGGGCGGGATGGCCCAGGTGGTTCCCATGGAAGACATCAACCTGCACTTTACGGGCGACTTTCACGCCCTGGGCCTGGCGCACAATCTCCTGGCCGCCATGCTGGACAACCACATCCACCAGGGGAACCGCCTTGACCTGGATCTTCGCCGCCTGACCTGGAATCGGGTGGTGGACCTCAACGACCGCGCCCTGCGTCGCATCGTCCTGGGTCTGGGAGGGGTGGGCAACAGCTACCCCAGGGAAGGCGGCTTTGAAATCGTGGCGGCCTCGGAAGTGATGGCCATTCTCTGCCTCTCCCGTTCACTGCAGGAGCTCAAGCAGCGGTTGGGCAACATCACCGTCGGCTACACCCATGCCAGGAAACCCATCCGAGCCGCCGACCTGAACGCCCATGGAGCCATGGCCGTGCTGCTCAAGGAGGCCCTCAAACCCAACCTGGTGCAGACGCTGGAAAACAACCTGGCCCTGGTGCACGGCGGGCCCTTCGCCAATATCGCCCACGGCTGCAACTCGGTGATCGCTACCCTCACCGGTTTGGGGCTGGCCGACTACCTGGTGACCGAGGCCGGATTCGGAGCCGATCTGGGCGCCGAGAAATTCGTGGACATCAAGTGCCGCAAGGCCGGACTCCGCCCCGACCTGGTGGTGCTGGTGGCCACCCTGCGCGCCCTCAAGTTTCACGGGGGAGCCGACAAGACCGCCTTGGACCGGGAAGACCTGGAGAGCCTGGAAAAAGGAATTCCCAACCTGGAACGGCACCTGAACAACATCCGCAACCACTACGGTCTTCCCTGCGTGGTGGCCATCAATCGATTCACCCACGACACCCCGGCGGAGATCGCACTCCTCAAGAACCGCATGGACCACCACTCGGTGCCGGTGGTGGCTTGTGACCACTGGGCCCGGGGCAGCCAGGGATCCCTGGATTTGGCGCAAACGGTAGTGGAAACCATCGCCACCACTCGCGCCAATTTCAGATTCGTCTACGACGAGCAGGATTCTCTCTGGGAAAAGATCACCAAGGTGGCCACCCGAATCTACGGCGCCTCCGAGGTGGTCGCCGACACCCGGATACGGGCCAGGATCCGGCGCTACCAGAAGGAAGGATTCGGGCACTTTCCGGTCTGCATCGCCAAGACCCAGTACTCCTTCTCCACCGACCCGCTGCTGAGAGGCGCCCCCAGCGGACACGTCCTGCCGGTCAAGGATGTGCGCCTGGCGACCGGAGCTGAATTCCTGGTGGTGATTTGCGGTGACATTCTGACCATGCCGGGTCTGCCCAGACAGCCCGCCGCCAACCAGATCGATCTGGATGAGGAAGGAAAGGTAGTGGGGCTCTTCTAG
- a CDS encoding flavin reductase family protein: MQTPIDSSQFRRIMSRFATGVTVVTTRSGQEVHGLTCNAFCSISLNPCTVMVSVAKDARSWPLIDRSRLFAVNILSEDQTMISDRFAGRHRDKDDDRFEGIEWTTGVTGAPILEGTQGYLDCRVARAYDGGTHTLFLGEVVGLNLDESRPPLVFYGSRYRGVDSLKAL; encoded by the coding sequence ATGCAAACACCCATCGACTCCTCTCAATTTCGCAGAATCATGTCCCGCTTCGCCACCGGTGTCACCGTGGTCACCACCCGGTCGGGCCAGGAAGTCCACGGGCTCACCTGCAACGCCTTCTGCTCCATCTCGCTGAACCCCTGCACGGTCATGGTGAGCGTGGCCAAGGACGCCCGCTCCTGGCCCCTCATCGACCGCAGCCGGCTCTTTGCCGTCAATATATTGAGCGAAGATCAGACCATGATCTCCGATCGCTTTGCCGGACGTCACCGGGACAAGGACGACGACCGCTTCGAGGGCATCGAGTGGACCACGGGGGTTACCGGAGCACCGATCCTGGAGGGGACCCAGGGGTACCTGGACTGCCGGGTGGCCCGGGCCTACGACGGCGGAACCCACACGCTTTTCCTGGGGGAGGTGGTCGGCCTGAACCTGGACGAATCCCGGCCGCCTCTGGTCTTCTACGGATCGCGCTACAGGGGAGTCGACAGCCTCAAGGCGTTGTGA